In one window of Helianthus annuus cultivar XRQ/B chromosome 17, HanXRQr2.0-SUNRISE, whole genome shotgun sequence DNA:
- the LOC110922647 gene encoding basic peroxidase, protein MGYSMSIGTIMFPLFILLIFANYFMPCKAQLSTTFYDTTCPNAITTIQTSVNASVANNTRNAAFLIRLLFHDCFVQGCDASLLLGGADSERESPANNGVFGYDVIDAAKAAVESVCPGVVSCADILAVAARDASVAVNGPSWTVRLGRRDSTNSNASQAATDLPRGNFNLTELIANFDLKGFNAREMVALSGSHTIGQARCSRFRGRIYNSPLNIDAAFNSSLSEICPPTGGDENLQPLDLVTPNTFDNSYFRNLVASRGLLISDQVLFNGDSADSIVTEYVNNPATFESDFAAAMVKMSEIEVLTGTSGIIRTVCNSTVVNGPVMLNSNGQNGQIMYQES, encoded by the exons ATGGGGTATTCTATGTCTATTGGAACTATAATGTTTCCTCTATTCATTTTACTTATATTCGCGAACTACTTCATGCCATGCAAAGCTCAATTGTCAACCACCTTCTACGATACCACATGCCCTAATGCAATTACAACCATTCAAACTTCTGTCAATGCTTCGGTGGCTAATAATACTCGCAATGCAGCCTTTCTCATTCGCCTTCTATTTCATGATTGTTTCGTTCAG GGTTGTGATGCATCTCTTTTGCTAGGAGGTGCTGATAGTGAGAGGGAATCACCAGCGAATAATGGTGTGTTCGGCTATGATGTTATAGATGCTGCTAAAGCTGCAGTCGAGAGCGTTTGTCCTGGAGTTGTATCGTGTGCTGATATACTCGCGGTTGCTGCTCGTGATGCTTCGGTAGCG GTGAATGGTCCATCCTGGACAGTAAGACTTGGAAGAAGAGATTCTACAAATTCAAACGCGAGTCAAGCCGCAACTGATCTTCCAAGAGGGAACTTTAATCTAACTGAACTCATTGCAAACTTTGATCTTAAGGGATTCAATGCTAGAGAAATGGTCGCCTTATCAG GGTCTCACACAATTGGGCAAGCCAGATGTAGTAGGTTTAGGGGAAGGATATACAACAGTCCTCTAAATATAGATGCTGCTTTTAACAGCTCCCTTAGTGAAATCTGCCCACCAACCGGAGGCGATGAGAACTTACAACCACTTGATTTAGTGACCCCAAATACATTCGACAACAGCTACTTCAGGAATCTTGTTGCTAGTAGGGGTCTTCTTATATCAGACCAAGTACTCTTTAATGGAGACTCAGCTGATAGCATAGTGACCGAGTACGTCAACAATCCTGCAACATTTGAGTCTGATTTTGCTGCAGCCATGGTTAAGATGAGTGAAATTGAAGTCCTTACCGGTACCAGTGGGATTATAAGGACTGTTTGCAATAGTACTGTTGTGAATGGGCCTGTGATGTTGAACTCAAATGGGCAGAATGGGCAGATCATGTATCAAGAAAGTTGA